A stretch of the Bordetella genomosp. 8 genome encodes the following:
- a CDS encoding TetR/AcrR family transcriptional regulator, protein MVATTKSTRAARSATPAKTASPRAGKPAPVEKKPRLRAAERQQQILHGAIRYFSEKGFAGHTRELSQRLGITQPLLYRYFKSKQDLIDQVYLHVFMGRWQPQWVALLRDRTLPLQERLVRFYREYARATYQPEWIRIYMFAGLESSGLNRRYLQLIKKDLLAPCCQELRHHCGVADDGPVTEQEIEFYWTLHDGLFYTAIRETIYQSPMEVSFDDKVRYAVENFLAGAKTVYPRLVREARQEDAEARSPRARRTAPV, encoded by the coding sequence ATGGTTGCCACGACCAAATCCACACGCGCGGCGCGATCCGCCACGCCAGCGAAGACAGCCTCCCCCCGCGCCGGCAAGCCCGCGCCGGTGGAAAAGAAACCGCGCCTACGCGCGGCCGAACGCCAGCAGCAGATCCTGCACGGCGCCATCCGATATTTTTCCGAAAAGGGCTTCGCCGGTCACACGCGCGAACTCTCCCAGCGCCTGGGTATCACGCAGCCGCTGCTGTACCGGTACTTCAAATCCAAGCAGGACCTGATCGACCAGGTCTATCTGCACGTGTTCATGGGACGCTGGCAGCCGCAATGGGTGGCCCTGCTGCGCGATCGCACGCTGCCGCTGCAGGAAAGACTGGTGCGCTTCTACCGCGAATATGCGCGGGCGACCTACCAGCCCGAATGGATACGCATCTATATGTTCGCCGGCCTGGAAAGCAGCGGCCTGAACCGCCGCTATCTGCAGTTGATCAAGAAGGACCTGCTCGCGCCTTGCTGCCAGGAACTGCGGCATCACTGCGGCGTCGCGGATGACGGGCCGGTGACGGAACAGGAGATCGAGTTCTACTGGACGCTGCACGACGGGCTGTTCTACACCGCCATCCGCGAAACCATCTACCAGTCGCCCATGGAAGTCTCGTTCGACGACAAGGTGCGCTACGCGGTCGAAAACTTCCTGGCGGGCGCGAAGACCGTCTATCCCAGGCTGGTGCGCGAAGCGCGCCAGGAAGACGCCGAGGCCAGGAGCCCCCGGGCCAGGCGGACCGCGCCCGTCTGA
- a CDS encoding GlcG/HbpS family heme-binding protein: MSNVLLEQADRIADEALRQGRERGYAPLTVAIMDAGGHLVVLKRADNSGIMRPQLAMAKAWGVLGMGLGGRELARRSQGAPVFFAALNAISEGRLAPVAGGALIRDAAGHVVGSIGISGDTSDNDELCLIPAVQSAGLTPDTGDPL, translated from the coding sequence ATGAGCAATGTGCTGCTGGAACAGGCCGACCGCATCGCGGACGAAGCGCTCAGGCAAGGCCGCGAACGAGGCTACGCGCCCTTGACGGTGGCCATCATGGATGCCGGCGGGCATCTGGTGGTGCTGAAGCGTGCCGACAACTCGGGAATCATGCGGCCGCAGCTGGCCATGGCCAAGGCCTGGGGCGTGCTGGGCATGGGCCTGGGCGGCCGCGAACTGGCCCGGCGCTCCCAGGGCGCGCCGGTTTTCTTCGCCGCGCTGAACGCGATCTCCGAAGGCCGTCTGGCCCCCGTGGCCGGCGGCGCGCTGATCCGCGACGCAGCGGGCCATGTGGTCGGCTCCATCGGCATTTCGGGGGATACCTCCGACAATGACGAGCTCTGCCTGATTCCCGCGGTGCAGTCCGCGGGCCTGACGCCTGACACGGGGGATCCGCTGTAA
- a CDS encoding Bug family tripartite tricarboxylate transporter substrate binding protein yields MYRRITTRVVAAVLFALWASVAAAAFPDRPVHLVVTFPPGGASDLMARILGQQLADVWKQPVIVDNKPGAAGSLGTEYAARQPADGYTFMMGNMGPTLVNPLLSKLPYDMARDFTPVSLVATGPVVLVVHPKSPFRTLHDVIQAAKAKPGGLNFGSGGSGTLAHLSGEMLDEAAGIKMQHVPYKGGVAAVNDLMGGQIDMIFADTQAVMQYIKAGKLRPLAITSAQRSAQLPDVPTVAESGLPGMVALNSWGVYLPANTPPAIVAEYQRAIGKAMTDHRLVKLYYDLGVDAMHTSPAELVRFNRAETDKYAKIIKDKGIRVD; encoded by the coding sequence ATGTACCGCCGAATCACGACCCGCGTGGTCGCGGCAGTGCTGTTCGCCCTTTGGGCGAGCGTCGCCGCGGCTGCCTTCCCCGATCGCCCAGTCCATCTCGTTGTCACTTTTCCGCCGGGAGGCGCATCCGACCTGATGGCGCGCATCCTGGGCCAGCAGTTGGCGGATGTCTGGAAACAGCCGGTGATCGTCGACAACAAGCCGGGCGCGGCCGGCTCGCTGGGTACGGAGTACGCGGCCCGGCAACCCGCCGACGGCTATACCTTCATGATGGGAAACATGGGCCCCACGCTGGTCAATCCCTTATTGAGCAAGCTGCCCTACGACATGGCGCGCGACTTCACACCCGTATCGCTGGTGGCCACCGGCCCGGTGGTGCTGGTGGTCCATCCGAAGTCGCCGTTCAGGACGCTGCACGATGTCATCCAGGCCGCCAAGGCGAAGCCGGGCGGACTGAACTTCGGCTCGGGCGGCTCCGGCACCCTGGCGCACCTCAGCGGCGAAATGCTGGACGAAGCGGCCGGCATCAAGATGCAGCACGTGCCCTACAAGGGCGGGGTGGCGGCGGTCAACGACCTGATGGGAGGCCAGATCGACATGATCTTCGCCGACACGCAGGCGGTCATGCAGTACATCAAGGCCGGCAAGCTGCGGCCGCTGGCGATCACCAGCGCGCAGCGTTCGGCGCAGTTGCCCGACGTGCCGACGGTGGCCGAAAGCGGCCTGCCCGGCATGGTGGCGCTGAACTCCTGGGGCGTTTACCTGCCGGCGAACACGCCGCCGGCGATCGTCGCGGAATATCAGCGCGCCATCGGCAAGGCCATGACGGATCACAGGCTGGTCAAGCTCTACTATGACCTGGGCGTGGACGCCATGCATACCAGCCCCGCGGAACTGGTACGCTTCAACCGCGCCGAGACCGACAAGTACGCGAAAATCATCAAGGACAAGGGCATACGCGTGGATTGA
- a CDS encoding LVIVD repeat-containing protein, which produces MANFSSPSQAGRADQTLAHNMKLLAQHELEGFGGLGEGIAMQRTDDGRRILWMAHESAPKNFTAVDVTDPRQPKMVVQTDLPHMKVRSNSLDVCGNLMAVAYQVQSPGMKPAGFDLFDISVPEQPRLVSHFDCSGPYSRGVHALWFVDGKTVHMASGAPDFQPHDPKDDQIYRIVDVSDPAKPVEAGRWWYPGTRVGDTEPQPQRLPEKFDTGFRAHNTNVFPQRPDRAYVGYIDGGAFVLDISDKSDIKVVSSWNHSPPNNGFTHTVLPLFERDLWIVSDECVQDDGADWPKLVWVVNAKSERHPLPIGTFPMPPVEAFAKRGGRFGAHNLHENLPLPVSFQSETLIVGTFFNGGVRVYDTTDPYHVEEVAYFVPGAPKLSPAGAIQLNDVYVDDRRIVYTIDRFAGGLYILELTI; this is translated from the coding sequence ATGGCAAATTTCAGCAGTCCCAGCCAGGCCGGCCGTGCCGACCAGACCCTGGCCCACAACATGAAACTGTTGGCTCAGCACGAGCTGGAAGGCTTTGGCGGGCTGGGCGAAGGGATCGCCATGCAGCGGACCGACGACGGGCGCCGCATCCTGTGGATGGCGCACGAATCGGCGCCCAAGAATTTCACCGCGGTGGACGTGACCGATCCGCGGCAGCCGAAAATGGTGGTGCAGACCGACCTGCCGCACATGAAGGTGCGCTCCAATTCGCTGGACGTGTGCGGCAACCTGATGGCGGTGGCCTATCAGGTCCAATCGCCCGGCATGAAGCCCGCGGGCTTCGACCTGTTCGACATCAGCGTTCCCGAACAGCCCAGGCTGGTTTCGCATTTCGATTGCTCGGGCCCGTATTCGCGCGGCGTGCATGCGCTGTGGTTCGTCGACGGCAAGACCGTGCACATGGCCTCGGGCGCGCCGGACTTCCAGCCGCACGATCCCAAGGACGACCAGATCTACCGCATCGTCGACGTCAGCGATCCCGCCAAGCCGGTCGAAGCCGGCCGCTGGTGGTACCCGGGCACGCGCGTGGGCGACACCGAACCGCAACCGCAGCGCCTGCCTGAAAAATTCGATACGGGTTTCCGCGCGCACAACACCAACGTGTTCCCGCAACGTCCCGACCGTGCCTACGTCGGTTATATCGATGGCGGCGCCTTCGTGCTGGACATCTCCGACAAGTCCGATATCAAGGTCGTTTCGAGCTGGAACCACTCGCCCCCCAACAACGGTTTCACGCATACCGTGCTGCCCTTGTTCGAGCGCGACCTCTGGATCGTCAGCGACGAATGCGTGCAGGACGACGGCGCCGACTGGCCCAAGCTGGTGTGGGTGGTGAACGCCAAATCGGAACGCCACCCGCTGCCCATCGGCACCTTCCCGATGCCGCCGGTGGAGGCCTTCGCCAAGCGCGGCGGCCGCTTCGGCGCGCACAACCTGCATGAGAACCTGCCGCTGCCCGTTTCCTTCCAGTCGGAAACCCTGATCGTCGGCACCTTCTTCAATGGCGGCGTGCGGGTCTACGACACCACGGATCCCTATCACGTGGAAGAGGTCGCCTACTTCGTGCCGGGTGCGCCCAAGCTGTCGCCGGCCGGCGCGATCCAGCTCAACGACGTCTATGTGGACGACCGGCGCATCGTGTACACCATCGACCGTTTCGCCGGTGGCCTGTACATCCTGGAGCTGACGATCTGA
- a CDS encoding CobW family GTP-binding protein, with amino-acid sequence MAYQRDPLAGKLPVTLITGFLGSGKTTLIRRLLTHPDMNRVAVVINEVGEIGIDNDLVVMSSENVSLLANGCLCCTVRTDLQETLRELFGQRRAGQIADFDRVVIETTGLADPAPVIQTLASDTMLGAQYRLDGVVTLVDAVNGPDQLRTQPEAVKQAAVADLLVITKEDLAQPAGVQALTAALRDINGNAAIRHTSMGQIEPAELTGLGLTSARSREGALRFLGTAFDEAGATGGQGGYLGDRVPSRHAGIETLALRFDAPFTWDVFAAAMDMLIGMRGVDLLRVKGIVNVEGQPVVVQAVQHIMHPPVTLDAWPTDDHGSRLVFITRNIKAAAIRGLFEAVGAIRS; translated from the coding sequence ATGGCTTATCAACGCGATCCGCTGGCGGGCAAGCTGCCCGTCACGCTCATCACTGGGTTCCTGGGCAGCGGCAAGACCACGCTGATCCGGCGCCTGCTGACCCACCCGGACATGAACCGCGTGGCGGTGGTGATCAATGAGGTCGGCGAGATCGGCATCGACAACGACCTGGTCGTGATGTCCTCGGAAAACGTCAGCCTGCTGGCGAACGGCTGCCTGTGCTGCACCGTGCGTACCGATCTCCAGGAAACGCTGCGCGAGCTGTTCGGCCAGCGTCGCGCCGGGCAGATCGCCGATTTCGACCGCGTGGTGATCGAAACGACGGGGCTGGCGGATCCGGCGCCGGTCATCCAGACATTGGCCAGCGACACGATGCTGGGCGCGCAGTATCGCCTGGACGGCGTGGTGACGCTGGTGGACGCGGTCAACGGGCCGGACCAACTGCGCACGCAGCCGGAAGCCGTCAAGCAGGCGGCGGTCGCCGACCTGCTGGTGATCACCAAGGAAGACCTGGCGCAACCCGCCGGCGTGCAGGCCTTGACCGCCGCCCTGCGCGACATCAACGGCAATGCGGCCATCCGCCACACGAGCATGGGCCAGATCGAGCCGGCCGAATTGACGGGGCTGGGCTTGACCAGCGCGCGTTCGCGCGAAGGTGCGTTGCGCTTCCTGGGCACGGCGTTCGACGAAGCGGGCGCCACGGGCGGGCAGGGTGGCTACTTGGGCGACCGCGTGCCGTCCCGGCATGCCGGCATCGAGACCCTGGCCCTGCGTTTCGACGCGCCTTTCACCTGGGATGTATTCGCCGCGGCGATGGACATGCTGATCGGCATGCGCGGCGTGGACCTGTTACGGGTAAAGGGCATCGTCAACGTGGAGGGCCAGCCGGTGGTGGTGCAGGCGGTGCAGCACATCATGCATCCGCCCGTCACGCTGGACGCCTGGCCGACGGACGACCATGGATCCAGGCTGGTCTTCATCACGCGGAACATCAAGGCGGCCGCGATACGCGGGCTGTTCGAGGCGGTCGGGGCGATACGGTCCTGA
- a CDS encoding NAD(P)-dependent oxidoreductase: protein MNASSASLSPSSGRPATVGVLGIGIMGSAIAANLVKAGFQVIGYDPLPAARAALESAGGLAVSTPEHAIREARCLILCLPSEAALCEVSRQIAAAGRDGLIVAETSTLPIPAKQQAADLLSARGITLLDTPLSGTGAQAVTRDLVVYASGDAAAVEAMKEVFDGFARVTYNIGAFGNGMRMKLMANLLVAIHNISTAEALLMGQRMGIDMDLAVQVLADGAGGSRMLQVRGPAMAAGTWDEATMKVSIWQKDMKLIAAALADANVPAPLFSACIPVYNAAMGMGHGESDTAAVYDVLEKMSALKR, encoded by the coding sequence GTGAACGCATCTTCCGCATCGCTCTCTCCATCGTCGGGCCGCCCCGCCACCGTGGGCGTGCTGGGCATCGGCATCATGGGGTCGGCGATAGCCGCGAACCTGGTCAAGGCGGGATTCCAGGTGATCGGCTACGACCCCCTGCCCGCGGCGCGCGCGGCGCTCGAATCCGCCGGCGGCCTGGCCGTGTCGACGCCCGAGCACGCCATCCGCGAGGCCAGGTGCCTGATACTCTGCCTGCCCAGCGAAGCCGCGCTGTGCGAAGTATCGCGGCAGATCGCCGCGGCCGGACGGGACGGATTGATCGTGGCCGAGACCAGCACCCTGCCCATACCCGCCAAGCAGCAGGCGGCGGATCTGCTGTCCGCCCGCGGCATCACCTTGCTGGATACTCCGCTCTCGGGCACCGGGGCGCAGGCGGTCACGCGCGACCTGGTCGTGTATGCCAGCGGCGACGCGGCGGCGGTCGAGGCGATGAAGGAGGTATTCGACGGCTTCGCGCGCGTGACCTACAACATCGGCGCCTTCGGCAACGGCATGCGCATGAAGCTGATGGCGAACCTGCTGGTCGCCATCCACAACATTTCCACGGCCGAGGCCCTGCTGATGGGGCAGCGCATGGGCATCGACATGGACCTGGCGGTCCAGGTGCTGGCCGACGGCGCGGGCGGCTCGCGCATGCTGCAGGTGCGCGGACCGGCGATGGCGGCCGGCACGTGGGACGAAGCCACCATGAAAGTCTCGATCTGGCAAAAGGACATGAAGCTGATCGCGGCGGCGCTGGCGGACGCCAACGTGCCCGCCCCGCTCTTCAGCGCCTGCATCCCCGTGTACAACGCCGCCATGGGCATGGGGCATGGCGAGTCGGATACGGCGGCGGTCTACGACGTGCTGGAGAAGATGTCCGCGCTCAAGCGCTAG
- a CDS encoding SMP-30/gluconolactonase/LRE family protein, which yields MWEPTQRYPDPAVRSLTPAFHALHLPLAAVERIATGSRWAEGPVWFGDGRYLLWSDIPNDRIMRWDEATGQVGVFRGPSNNANGNTRDRQGRLITCEHGGRRVTRTEYDGRITVLADSYAGKRLNSPNDVVVKSDGSIWFTDPPFGIVGYYQGEKAEQELPANVYRLDPDSGRLDVVADDVNGPNGLAFSPDETRLYVIESRARPRTIRVFDVAAGGAGQALLSNSRVLVDAGPGTPDGFRVDIHGNLWCGWGMGTPELDGVRVFTPEGEAIGHIELPERCANLCFGGKHRNRLFMASCTSIYSLYVNTQGVPGG from the coding sequence ATGTGGGAACCCACGCAACGCTATCCCGATCCCGCCGTACGCAGCCTGACACCGGCATTCCACGCGCTGCACCTGCCGCTGGCGGCGGTGGAGCGTATCGCCACCGGCAGCCGCTGGGCCGAAGGCCCGGTGTGGTTCGGCGACGGCCGCTACCTGCTGTGGAGCGATATTCCCAACGACCGCATCATGCGCTGGGACGAAGCCACCGGCCAGGTCGGCGTGTTTCGCGGACCTTCCAATAACGCCAATGGCAACACCCGCGATCGCCAGGGCCGGCTGATCACCTGCGAACACGGCGGCCGCCGCGTCACGCGCACGGAATACGATGGCAGGATCACGGTCCTGGCCGACTCGTACGCCGGCAAGCGCCTGAATTCGCCGAACGACGTCGTGGTCAAGTCGGATGGATCCATCTGGTTCACCGACCCGCCCTTCGGCATCGTGGGCTACTACCAGGGCGAAAAAGCGGAACAGGAACTGCCCGCCAACGTCTACCGGCTGGATCCGGACAGCGGCCGGCTGGACGTGGTGGCGGACGACGTGAACGGTCCCAACGGCCTGGCGTTTTCTCCCGACGAAACCCGGCTGTACGTGATCGAATCGCGCGCCCGGCCCCGCACCATCCGCGTCTTCGACGTCGCAGCCGGCGGGGCCGGCCAGGCATTGCTGTCGAACAGCCGCGTCCTGGTGGACGCCGGGCCGGGCACGCCGGACGGCTTCCGGGTCGATATCCACGGCAACCTGTGGTGCGGCTGGGGCATGGGCACGCCGGAACTGGACGGCGTGCGCGTGTTCACGCCGGAAGGCGAGGCCATCGGCCACATCGAACTGCCGGAGCGCTGCGCCAACCTGTGCTTTGGCGGAAAACACCGGAATCGCCTCTTCATGGCGTCCTGCACCTCCATCTATTCGCTCTACGTGAATACGCAAGGCGTTCCGGGCGGCTGA
- a CDS encoding amidohydrolase family protein: protein MAEPSSTPDTQAGAATHAAGGDDIWDTHFHVFGPWERYPLPPNPSYRPEEAPFEATRALHARMGVTRGVIVHGANYGGDHSALLGALAASQGAYRGIVIIDPDVPDATLRAMHDAGVRGIRFNVLAHLGGGAASFDAGRMRAAIARVAGYGWHALVHAGPEDTIAVLDALDGCGVPVVVDHMARLPAGDGLRSEAGQALLRWLESPQVWVKVSGADRVTQGQPEQAIAQMRALIAAAPDRVLWGTDFPHVNIKYAHPDDAALLDLARRACGDAATARALLTDNPARLYA, encoded by the coding sequence ATGGCAGAACCAAGCAGCACACCCGATACGCAGGCAGGCGCGGCGACCCACGCCGCCGGCGGCGACGATATCTGGGATACCCATTTCCATGTCTTCGGTCCATGGGAGCGGTATCCCCTGCCGCCGAATCCTTCCTACCGCCCGGAGGAAGCGCCCTTCGAGGCGACGCGCGCCCTGCATGCCCGCATGGGCGTGACGCGCGGCGTCATCGTCCACGGAGCGAACTACGGCGGCGATCATTCGGCGCTGCTGGGCGCGCTGGCCGCCAGCCAGGGGGCCTACCGGGGCATCGTCATCATCGATCCGGATGTCCCGGACGCCACGTTGCGCGCCATGCATGACGCGGGCGTGCGCGGCATCCGATTCAACGTGCTGGCGCATCTGGGCGGCGGCGCGGCGAGCTTCGACGCCGGACGCATGCGCGCGGCCATCGCGCGCGTGGCGGGCTATGGCTGGCACGCACTGGTCCACGCCGGCCCGGAAGACACCATCGCCGTACTGGACGCGCTGGACGGTTGCGGCGTGCCCGTGGTCGTCGACCACATGGCGCGACTGCCCGCCGGCGACGGCCTGCGCAGCGAGGCCGGGCAGGCGCTGCTGCGCTGGCTGGAATCGCCGCAAGTGTGGGTGAAGGTTTCCGGCGCGGACCGGGTCACCCAAGGGCAGCCGGAGCAGGCCATCGCGCAGATGCGCGCGCTGATCGCGGCCGCGCCGGACCGCGTGCTGTGGGGCACCGACTTTCCCCACGTGAACATCAAGTACGCGCATCCGGACGATGCCGCCCTGCTGGACCTGGCACGCCGCGCCTGCGGCGACGCCGCCACCGCGCGCGCGCTGCTGACCGACAATCCGGCACGCCTGTACGCCTGA
- a CDS encoding SDR family NAD(P)-dependent oxidoreductase produces MTGRLQDKVAIVVGAGCVGPGWGNGRAVAVRFAQEGARIFAVDKNADAMTETLDLIRADGGEVTAWTCDVTKDDEVAAMVDACRKHYGRVDILVNNVGGSAKGGPVTLSEETWDAQIAFNLKSVFLTCKHVLPIMEAQGGGAIVNTASTSGIRWTGSAQVGYASAKAGVIQFSKVVAVEYAKKNIRVNTVIPGQMHTPMVEVRLAGQRAGGNVDALLQQRQSRIPLNFMGDGRDTANAALFLASDEARFVTGTEIVVDGGMSVRCD; encoded by the coding sequence ATGACGGGAAGACTGCAAGACAAGGTGGCGATCGTGGTCGGCGCGGGATGCGTCGGTCCGGGCTGGGGTAACGGCCGCGCGGTCGCGGTACGCTTCGCGCAGGAAGGCGCGCGCATCTTCGCGGTGGACAAGAACGCGGATGCGATGACCGAAACGCTGGACCTGATCCGCGCCGATGGCGGCGAAGTCACCGCCTGGACCTGCGACGTCACCAAGGACGACGAAGTCGCGGCGATGGTGGACGCCTGCCGCAAGCACTACGGCCGGGTCGACATCCTGGTGAACAACGTCGGCGGCTCGGCCAAGGGCGGGCCCGTCACGCTGTCGGAAGAAACCTGGGACGCGCAGATCGCCTTCAACCTGAAGAGCGTCTTCCTGACCTGCAAGCACGTCCTGCCCATCATGGAAGCGCAGGGCGGCGGCGCGATCGTCAACACGGCGTCCACTTCCGGCATACGCTGGACGGGGTCGGCCCAGGTCGGCTACGCGTCCGCCAAGGCCGGCGTGATCCAGTTTTCCAAGGTCGTCGCGGTGGAGTACGCCAAGAAGAACATCCGTGTGAACACCGTCATTCCAGGGCAGATGCATACGCCCATGGTGGAAGTGCGCCTGGCCGGGCAGCGCGCCGGCGGCAACGTCGATGCCCTGCTACAGCAACGCCAGTCGCGTATACCCCTGAACTTCATGGGCGATGGACGCGATACCGCCAATGCGGCGCTGTTCCTGGCCTCCGATGAAGCCCGCTTCGTCACCGGCACCGAAATCGTGGTCGACGGCGGCATGAGCGTGCGCTGCGATTGA
- a CDS encoding carboxymuconolactone decarboxylase family protein, whose amino-acid sequence MARIQPLQPGQMNAEQQRIHDLIASGPRGRVRGPLAVWLHRPALAEPAQALGRYCRYETSLSPRLSEWAILILARHWRSEFEWWAHKQMGLKAGLAEPMIDALRDDKPIPYVHDDEILVHEFLTALHEKRHIPDALYEKATMVLGEAGIIDLVGIAGYYSLVSMTLNVFEIMPPEGEPIEMGLHKHPTDK is encoded by the coding sequence ATGGCACGTATACAACCGCTGCAACCCGGCCAGATGAATGCCGAGCAACAGCGCATACACGATCTGATCGCCAGTGGCCCGCGCGGCCGCGTGCGCGGCCCGCTGGCCGTGTGGCTGCACCGTCCCGCGCTGGCCGAGCCCGCGCAGGCGCTGGGCCGCTACTGCCGCTACGAGACCAGCCTGTCGCCCCGCCTTTCCGAATGGGCCATCCTGATCCTGGCCCGGCACTGGCGCTCCGAGTTCGAATGGTGGGCGCACAAGCAGATGGGCCTCAAGGCCGGCCTGGCCGAGCCCATGATCGACGCGCTGCGCGACGACAAGCCCATTCCCTACGTCCACGATGACGAAATACTGGTGCACGAATTCCTGACCGCGCTGCATGAAAAGCGCCACATTCCCGACGCCCTCTATGAAAAGGCCACCATGGTGCTGGGCGAAGCCGGCATCATCGACCTGGTCGGCATCGCGGGGTATTACTCGCTGGTATCGATGACCTTGAATGTGTTCGAGATCATGCCGCCGGAAGGCGAGCCCATCGAAATGGGCCTGCACAAGCACCCTACCGACAAATAA